One Pseudodesulfovibrio cashew DNA window includes the following coding sequences:
- a CDS encoding branched-chain amino acid ABC transporter substrate-binding protein, with product MKRILFMACILMLAASTAFAGETLKMGSMSPLTGPYAADGNDIANGARTAIEVIKADGGIPGFDDITLSAQDTACDPRQAVAAANKLINEEVTGVVGAYCSSATLPASETLDEEDIVMLTPASTNEKVTERGLKNIFRTCGRDDDQSKAAIRFMTDYLKAKSIYLVDDKTAYSQGLADNVEKGSPAAGIKVLGHDHVNQGDKDFSAVLTKVKAANPDVFYVSLQNSATGALLIIQAKRMGIDAVYLAQDAVYHPQLIEIAKKDANGMYLTFGYVDTDAPSYQKFIKAYEPKYGKPGAYSAYAYDSAMAYLLAVKKAGSTDLAKVREALLSMEFDGASKKFKYMENGDSGSNYIIRQIKDGEYINFWNAQTGEKY from the coding sequence ATGAAACGCATTTTGTTCATGGCCTGCATTCTGATGCTGGCCGCATCCACCGCATTCGCGGGCGAGACCCTGAAGATGGGCTCCATGAGCCCCCTGACCGGCCCCTACGCCGCTGACGGCAACGACATCGCCAACGGCGCACGCACCGCCATCGAAGTCATCAAGGCCGACGGCGGCATCCCCGGCTTCGACGACATCACCCTGTCCGCCCAGGACACCGCCTGCGATCCCCGCCAGGCCGTGGCCGCAGCCAACAAGCTGATCAACGAGGAAGTCACCGGCGTTGTCGGCGCCTACTGCTCCAGCGCGACCCTGCCCGCCTCCGAGACTTTGGATGAGGAAGACATTGTCATGCTCACCCCCGCCTCCACCAACGAAAAGGTGACCGAGCGCGGCCTGAAGAATATTTTCCGCACCTGCGGCCGTGATGACGACCAGTCCAAGGCCGCCATCCGCTTCATGACGGATTACCTCAAGGCCAAGAGCATCTACCTGGTGGACGACAAGACCGCCTACTCCCAGGGCCTGGCCGACAACGTGGAGAAGGGTAGCCCCGCCGCAGGCATCAAGGTGCTCGGACACGACCACGTCAACCAGGGCGACAAGGACTTCTCCGCCGTGCTGACCAAGGTCAAGGCCGCCAACCCCGATGTCTTCTACGTGTCCCTGCAGAACTCCGCCACCGGCGCGCTGCTGATCATCCAGGCCAAGCGCATGGGCATCGACGCCGTGTACCTGGCTCAGGACGCCGTGTACCATCCCCAGCTCATCGAGATCGCCAAGAAGGACGCCAACGGCATGTACCTGACCTTCGGCTATGTTGATACCGACGCTCCTTCTTACCAGAAGTTCATCAAGGCCTACGAGCCCAAGTACGGCAAGCCCGGCGCCTACTCCGCCTATGCTTACGACTCCGCCATGGCCTACCTGCTGGCAGTGAAGAAGGCCGGTTCCACCGACCTGGCAAAGGTCCGCGAAGCCCTGCTGTCCATGGAATTCGACGGTGCCTCCAAGAAGTTCAAGTACATGGAGAACGGTGATTCCGGCTCCAACTACATTATTCGCCAGATCAAGGACGGCGAATACATCAACTTCTGGAATGCCCAGACCGGTGAGAAGTACTAA
- a CDS encoding SurA N-terminal domain-containing protein, which translates to MLEAMRENASGWIIKILFAVIIVVFVFAFGMSGLDTGNDPVMATVNDQVITRAEFEDAFQRAAEGLRKSNPNVTSAQLQSPQFKQMILGELINSRLLLGEAAKLGISASDEEVFAAITRLSVFWNQQGQFDRNLYQQALRGVRMTPAQFEANFKNEYISGKVQDMIRATSQVTPAQARQIYDWVNEKITIDYILSSPAQFLAQTEVTEDEVKKFYNENEDKFMVPEQVQVRYLTFTPKDLATYQKVSDEEIADYFAAHKDSMVQQEQVKARHILIMVKDSDTETEQKDAKAKIDNIYALAKSGKDFAALAKKYSEGPSAPNGGELGWFARGAMVPEFEEAAFATPKGGISEPVKTQFGWHIIQVEDKKEAQVKTLDEVKEDIRQILAEEKASEKVTDLLDQAMDRMVSGMKLDAIGDELGMLAVTSRPMPEKFLPQAFGMTPEAAKVIMAIPEGEAHQTPIAVDGGYMLVEKAKDIPAAPMPLEQVEVLITNNLKQEKATVLAQKAAEDILAKLKAGETDGLEARIKASDPFARNGNVPDLGQSPDLANAAFGAKDNNWLAEPFVTPAGIVVARLGKRIPASNAVWEQQKQAWIAQASRNYENETLNGFMTGLREKASIEITRPDLLN; encoded by the coding sequence ATGCTTGAAGCAATGCGTGAGAACGCTTCGGGTTGGATCATCAAGATCCTTTTCGCCGTCATCATCGTCGTCTTTGTCTTCGCGTTCGGCATGAGCGGTCTTGACACCGGCAACGACCCGGTCATGGCCACCGTCAACGACCAGGTCATTACCCGGGCTGAATTCGAGGACGCTTTCCAGCGCGCCGCAGAGGGTTTGCGCAAGTCCAATCCGAACGTGACTTCCGCCCAGCTGCAGTCCCCCCAGTTCAAACAGATGATCCTGGGTGAGTTGATCAACTCCCGGCTCCTCCTGGGCGAGGCGGCCAAGCTCGGCATCTCCGCCTCGGACGAAGAGGTCTTCGCGGCCATCACCCGCCTGTCCGTCTTCTGGAACCAGCAGGGCCAGTTCGACCGAAACCTCTACCAGCAGGCACTGCGCGGCGTCCGCATGACTCCCGCCCAGTTCGAAGCCAACTTCAAGAACGAATATATCTCGGGCAAGGTCCAGGACATGATCCGCGCCACCAGCCAGGTCACCCCGGCCCAGGCACGGCAGATCTATGACTGGGTCAACGAGAAGATCACCATCGACTACATCCTGTCCTCCCCGGCCCAATTCCTCGCCCAGACCGAGGTGACCGAGGACGAGGTCAAGAAATTCTACAACGAGAACGAAGACAAGTTCATGGTTCCCGAGCAGGTTCAGGTCCGTTACCTGACCTTCACTCCCAAGGACCTGGCCACCTACCAGAAAGTGTCCGACGAGGAAATCGCCGACTACTTCGCGGCCCACAAGGACTCCATGGTCCAGCAGGAGCAGGTCAAGGCCCGTCACATCCTGATCATGGTCAAGGACTCCGACACCGAGACCGAACAGAAGGATGCCAAAGCCAAGATAGACAACATCTACGCCCTGGCCAAATCGGGCAAGGATTTCGCGGCCCTGGCCAAGAAGTATTCCGAAGGCCCCTCGGCCCCCAACGGCGGCGAGCTCGGCTGGTTCGCGCGCGGGGCCATGGTGCCCGAGTTCGAAGAGGCCGCCTTCGCCACCCCCAAGGGTGGCATCTCCGAGCCGGTCAAGACCCAGTTCGGCTGGCATATCATTCAGGTCGAGGACAAGAAGGAAGCCCAGGTCAAGACCCTGGACGAGGTCAAGGAAGACATCCGTCAGATCCTCGCCGAGGAAAAGGCCTCGGAGAAGGTCACAGACCTGCTTGACCAGGCCATGGACCGCATGGTCTCCGGCATGAAGCTCGACGCCATCGGCGATGAGCTCGGCATGCTCGCCGTGACCTCCCGACCCATGCCCGAGAAGTTCCTGCCCCAGGCCTTCGGCATGACCCCCGAGGCCGCCAAGGTGATCATGGCCATCCCCGAGGGCGAGGCCCACCAGACTCCCATCGCCGTGGACGGCGGATATATGCTTGTGGAAAAGGCCAAGGACATTCCTGCCGCGCCCATGCCGCTTGAGCAGGTCGAAGTGCTGATCACCAACAACCTCAAGCAGGAGAAAGCCACGGTCCTGGCCCAGAAGGCCGCCGAGGACATCCTGGCCAAGCTCAAGGCTGGCGAGACCGACGGCCTCGAAGCCCGCATCAAGGCCTCCGATCCCTTCGCCCGCAACGGCAACGTACCCGACCTCGGACAGAGCCCTGACCTTGCCAACGCCGCCTTCGGCGCAAAGGACAACAACTGGCTTGCCGAGCCCTTCGTCACCCCGGCAGGCATCGTTGTCGCCCGCCTCGGCAAGCGCATCCCCGCCTCTAACGCCGTCTGGGAACAGCAGAAGCAGGCCTGGATCGCCCAGGCTTCGCGCAACTACGAGAACGAAACCCTCAACGGGTTCATGACCGGCCTGCGCGAAAAGGCATCCATCGAGATCACCCGCCCGGATCTGCTCAACTAG
- a CDS encoding ABC transporter ATP-binding protein gives MTQQQPILELKNVVSAYGRIKALKGISLKVFPGEIVTIIGANGAGKSTTLMTICNVVHAVEGDIYYEGKRINDVASDLLPPMGLCQVPEGRRIFPRLSVMENLDMGAFFRTDASGIKDDIERVFELFPKLKERRKQLGGTLSGGEQQMLAMGRALMSRPKVLLLDEPSMGLAPLLVQQIFDIVKMINEQGVTVVLVEQNANLALQCARRGYVLETGSVVMEDEASKLLTNPDIRKAYLGE, from the coding sequence ATGACTCAACAACAGCCCATACTCGAATTGAAGAACGTGGTCTCGGCCTATGGTCGGATCAAGGCCCTGAAGGGCATCTCGCTCAAGGTGTTCCCCGGTGAGATCGTCACCATCATCGGCGCCAACGGTGCCGGCAAGTCCACCACGCTGATGACCATCTGCAACGTGGTCCACGCGGTGGAGGGGGACATTTACTACGAGGGCAAACGCATCAACGACGTGGCCTCGGACCTGTTGCCTCCCATGGGGTTGTGCCAGGTTCCCGAAGGCCGCCGCATCTTCCCGCGCCTGTCGGTCATGGAGAACCTCGACATGGGGGCCTTCTTCCGCACGGACGCGAGCGGCATCAAGGACGACATCGAGCGGGTCTTCGAACTCTTCCCCAAGCTCAAGGAGCGGCGCAAGCAGCTCGGCGGCACCCTGTCCGGCGGCGAGCAGCAGATGCTGGCCATGGGCCGCGCTCTGATGAGCCGTCCCAAGGTCCTGCTTCTGGACGAGCCCTCCATGGGGCTGGCACCGCTGTTGGTGCAGCAGATCTTCGACATCGTCAAGATGATCAACGAGCAGGGCGTGACCGTGGTCCTGGTCGAACAGAACGCCAACCTCGCCCTGCAGTGCGCCCGGCGTGGATACGTCCTGGAGACTGGCTCCGTGGTCATGGAGGACGAAGCCTCCAAGCTGCTCACCAACCCGGACATCCGCAAGGCGTATCTCGGCGAGTAG
- the livM gene encoding high-affinity branched-chain amino acid ABC transporter permease LivM: MTTQEFKKRWTSFGIGLIWLFILLWPLLGIKPDGLEFIPSLTLWLKLAVAALCVMIVYELNQRGLFEGLKSAGASLKGSTEKLYAATPNWLLVCIGLGLAIAFPAMTGRYGHDVACNVLIYVCLGLGLNIVVGLAGLLDLGYIAFYGVGAYTYALLSIHYGLAFWLCLPISALLAGIAGCIIGYPTLRMRGDYLAIVTLGFGEIVRLILNNWMDLTNGPNGLSDVSRPTVYWPDFSNGFSFELIMVKKVWMFYYVILAIAIVTIICVYRLNYSRIGRAWEAIREDETAAELMGVNTFLLKLLAYAMGAAFAGFAGTFFAARMRFVSPESFTFLESAMVLAMVVLGGMGSIPGVMLGALALIALPEAFRDFELYRMLVFGGVMTTMMLVRPKGLWPAKRVGRRSEEMD; this comes from the coding sequence TTGACGACACAAGAGTTTAAGAAACGCTGGACCTCATTCGGCATCGGGCTCATCTGGCTGTTCATTCTCCTGTGGCCGCTGCTGGGCATCAAGCCGGACGGGCTGGAGTTCATCCCGTCCCTGACACTGTGGCTGAAGCTGGCCGTAGCCGCCCTGTGCGTCATGATCGTCTACGAGCTGAACCAGCGCGGTCTCTTCGAAGGCCTCAAGAGCGCGGGGGCCTCGCTCAAGGGCTCCACGGAAAAACTGTACGCGGCCACGCCCAACTGGTTGCTTGTCTGCATCGGCCTGGGCCTGGCCATCGCCTTCCCTGCCATGACCGGGCGCTACGGCCATGACGTGGCCTGCAACGTGCTCATCTACGTCTGCCTCGGGCTGGGCCTGAACATCGTGGTCGGCCTGGCCGGGCTGCTCGACCTCGGCTACATCGCCTTTTACGGAGTGGGGGCCTACACCTACGCGCTGCTCTCCATCCACTACGGCCTCGCCTTCTGGCTCTGCCTGCCCATCTCCGCCCTGCTGGCCGGCATCGCGGGTTGCATTATCGGCTACCCGACCCTGCGCATGCGCGGCGACTACTTGGCCATCGTCACCCTCGGCTTCGGCGAGATCGTCCGCCTCATCCTGAACAACTGGATGGACCTGACCAATGGTCCCAACGGGCTGTCGGACGTGAGTCGCCCGACGGTGTACTGGCCGGACTTCAGCAACGGTTTTTCCTTTGAGCTCATTATGGTCAAGAAGGTCTGGATGTTCTATTACGTCATCCTGGCCATCGCCATCGTCACCATCATCTGCGTCTACCGGCTCAACTATTCGCGCATCGGGCGCGCCTGGGAGGCCATCCGCGAGGACGAGACCGCGGCCGAGCTCATGGGCGTGAACACCTTCCTGCTCAAGCTGCTGGCCTATGCCATGGGTGCTGCCTTTGCCGGATTCGCCGGAACCTTTTTCGCGGCCCGCATGCGATTCGTCAGTCCCGAGTCCTTCACCTTCCTGGAGTCGGCCATGGTTCTTGCCATGGTAGTGCTGGGCGGCATGGGCTCCATCCCCGGCGTCATGCTCGGGGCCCTGGCGCTTATCGCGCTTCCCGAGGCCTTCCGCGACTTCGAACTCTACCGGATGCTGGTCTTCGGCGGCGTCATGACCACCATGATGCTCGTCCGGCCCAAGGGGCTGTGGCCCGCCAAGCGGGTAGGACGCCGCTCGGAGGAGATGGATTAA
- a CDS encoding TetR/AcrR family transcriptional regulator: MGLEATTTRDKLFLAGISVFAQYGYAGARVREICKRADSSNMNAINYYFGGKEKLYQAILELMFAELGNRMRLLGSSENNKTPEERLCDLVRSYCAMLFAGGEVGSEILAIFNNEMAQPSEFLNELIDKHMVGQNEAILDLVGELIGKDAPRWLLQDSAVSVFSQIIYYSSTWVVYRRVHPDHPGMEAYHQHLAEHVCRFSLAGLREMKHAFEANALIAPNWNPRRTLCKRNE, encoded by the coding sequence ATGGGCTTGGAAGCGACCACGACACGAGACAAACTTTTTCTGGCAGGAATCAGCGTGTTTGCGCAATACGGATACGCCGGAGCCCGAGTGCGGGAAATCTGCAAACGGGCCGACAGCAGCAACATGAACGCCATCAATTACTATTTCGGCGGCAAGGAAAAACTCTACCAGGCCATTCTCGAGCTGATGTTCGCCGAGCTGGGAAACAGGATGCGGCTACTTGGCAGTTCGGAAAACAACAAAACCCCGGAAGAGCGGTTGTGCGATCTGGTGCGCAGCTACTGCGCCATGCTCTTTGCCGGGGGAGAGGTCGGCAGCGAGATCCTGGCCATCTTCAACAACGAAATGGCTCAGCCTTCCGAATTTCTGAACGAACTCATCGATAAGCATATGGTCGGGCAAAACGAAGCCATCCTGGACCTGGTGGGGGAATTGATTGGCAAGGACGCCCCGCGCTGGCTGCTACAGGACAGTGCGGTCAGTGTGTTCAGCCAAATCATCTACTACTCCTCGACCTGGGTCGTATACAGACGGGTTCATCCGGACCATCCCGGCATGGAAGCGTATCACCAACACCTGGCGGAGCACGTGTGCCGGTTTTCCCTGGCTGGACTCCGCGAGATGAAGCACGCCTTCGAGGCGAACGCGCTCATCGCCCCAAATTGGAACCCAAGGAGAACATTATGCAAACGGAACGAGTGA
- a CDS encoding acyltransferase family protein, whose translation MQTERVIFLDVVRTVVVLFVVILHAACSYAEIIPWWSVQEFPKEPAYTLIILFFDLFCMPALFLLAGYFAPESMRRHGTMGFIKAKFRRLGIPFLLLALLFVPVISYIGFIGQTHSEQGFLHFWIFQLTTAWKPILLLLDSAKTAIPHAFDFSQWHLWFISLLLIFFLLYAALRNALPGLFRSLDKLETGPGRILLYMFLACAISALSDAAINLAVPDWAWAKIGGYLMFQPTRLGLYLTFFLLGVVANHTGWFRSTAIPNPLWLWLMAALALDVAFLAWSRTFIQLTGPAPLSLGLLHATLRAFAAMAWTGVLIKAALRWGNSPGPLKSSLSRSSYDIYLLHLPIVVGLQLLVVTWPVGLFVKFLFVSVAAILVCWQLSRRLVGPHPAIALSALGAYFLALCAAA comes from the coding sequence ATGCAAACGGAACGAGTGATTTTTCTCGACGTCGTCCGCACTGTGGTCGTCCTCTTCGTCGTCATCCTGCATGCGGCCTGTTCCTATGCCGAGATCATCCCCTGGTGGTCCGTGCAGGAATTTCCCAAGGAACCCGCCTACACACTCATCATCCTTTTCTTCGATCTTTTCTGCATGCCTGCACTGTTCCTCTTGGCGGGCTATTTCGCCCCGGAGTCCATGCGCCGCCATGGCACCATGGGATTCATCAAGGCCAAATTCCGCCGCTTAGGCATTCCTTTCCTATTGCTGGCTCTGCTGTTCGTGCCAGTGATCAGTTATATCGGCTTTATCGGGCAAACGCATTCGGAGCAGGGCTTCCTTCATTTCTGGATCTTCCAGCTTACTACCGCCTGGAAGCCGATATTGCTGCTGCTGGATTCCGCAAAAACAGCCATTCCTCACGCCTTCGATTTTTCGCAATGGCACCTGTGGTTCATTTCCCTGCTGCTCATCTTCTTTCTCCTCTACGCCGCACTGCGAAACGCCCTCCCCGGTCTGTTCCGCTCCCTGGATAAGCTCGAAACCGGTCCCGGACGCATTCTCCTGTACATGTTCCTGGCCTGTGCGATATCCGCCCTGTCGGATGCGGCCATCAACCTGGCTGTCCCGGACTGGGCCTGGGCGAAGATCGGCGGATACCTGATGTTCCAGCCAACCCGCCTTGGATTGTATCTGACCTTCTTTCTGCTCGGTGTCGTGGCCAACCACACAGGCTGGTTTCGCAGCACAGCCATCCCCAACCCGCTCTGGCTTTGGCTGATGGCCGCACTGGCTCTGGACGTGGCCTTCCTCGCCTGGAGCAGGACGTTCATCCAGTTGACCGGCCCCGCGCCCTTGTCCCTGGGATTGCTGCACGCCACCCTGCGGGCCTTCGCCGCCATGGCCTGGACAGGCGTACTGATTAAGGCCGCACTGCGCTGGGGAAATTCGCCAGGACCGCTGAAAAGCAGCCTGAGCAGGAGCTCCTATGATATCTACCTGCTCCACCTGCCCATTGTCGTCGGCCTGCAACTCCTGGTTGTGACCTGGCCGGTGGGGCTGTTCGTCAAATTTCTCTTCGTCTCCGTGGCCGCCATACTGGTCTGCTGGCAATTGAGCAGGCGCCTCGTCGGACCGCACCCCGCCATTGCCCTGAGTGCGCTCGGTGCCTATTTCCTCGCACTCTGCGCCGCTGCATAA
- a CDS encoding branched-chain amino acid ABC transporter permease, giving the protein MEYFLQQLINGITLGGVYALIALGYTMVYGIIQLINFAHGEFFAAGGYMGVILISYLAGQGASPVLCIGLGLALTMVYCALLAMAVEKVAYKPLRTSSRLSVLLSALGMSIFLQNGLMLTQGVYDKAYPTEMTAGGFEWGNVVLSYMQIYIFLITGALLIGLNLLVFKTRIGKAMRATAQDKVMSALVGINSSKIISLTFAIGAGLAAAAGIMVGFYYGSVNYSMGFVPGIKAFAAAVLGGIGNITGAMVGGLIIGMVEIFAAGYLSSEYKDVFAFIILIAVLYFRPTGIMGENVDDTRV; this is encoded by the coding sequence ATGGAATATTTTCTGCAACAACTCATCAACGGTATTACCCTCGGGGGCGTATACGCGTTGATCGCCCTGGGCTACACCATGGTCTACGGCATCATCCAGCTGATCAACTTCGCCCACGGCGAGTTCTTTGCCGCGGGCGGCTACATGGGGGTCATCCTCATCAGCTACCTGGCGGGGCAGGGTGCGAGCCCCGTGCTGTGCATCGGCCTCGGTCTCGCCCTGACCATGGTCTACTGCGCCCTGCTGGCCATGGCCGTGGAAAAGGTTGCCTACAAACCCCTGCGCACCAGCTCCCGTCTTTCGGTGCTGCTTTCGGCCCTGGGCATGTCCATCTTCCTGCAGAACGGCCTGATGCTCACCCAGGGCGTCTACGACAAGGCCTACCCCACGGAGATGACCGCTGGCGGGTTCGAGTGGGGCAACGTGGTCCTGTCCTACATGCAGATCTACATTTTTCTGATCACCGGTGCGCTGCTCATCGGGCTGAACCTGCTGGTGTTCAAGACGCGCATCGGCAAGGCCATGCGCGCCACGGCCCAGGACAAGGTCATGTCCGCGCTGGTGGGCATCAATTCCAGCAAGATCATTTCCCTGACCTTCGCCATCGGTGCGGGCCTGGCTGCGGCCGCGGGCATCATGGTCGGCTTCTACTACGGCTCGGTGAACTACTCCATGGGGTTCGTGCCCGGCATCAAGGCCTTTGCGGCGGCGGTGCTCGGCGGCATCGGCAACATCACCGGCGCCATGGTCGGCGGCCTGATCATCGGCATGGTCGAAATTTTCGCCGCCGGCTATCTGTCGAGCGAATACAAGGACGTGTTCGCCTTCATCATTCTGATCGCGGTCCTCTATTTCAGACCCACCGGCATCATGGGAGAGAACGTTGACGACACAAGAGTTTAA
- a CDS encoding ABC transporter ATP-binding protein has translation MANLVLDDICVRFGGLQALTDVSFSLSEGEVIGLIGPNGAGKTTVFNVITGVYTASSGKVSYDGKTITGLRPYQVLSMGVARTFQNIRLFQNMTALENCMVAQHARSKKGVIGAILRSPSQRREEARIQEKSQQALEFMGLGSMADEVASNLPYGHQRRLEIARALASEPHTILLDEPAAGLNPSESMELMKAIGRITDLGINVLMVEHDMKVVMGICNRIVVLDHGVMIAQGLPEEIQQNPDVIEAYLGQ, from the coding sequence ATGGCGAATCTAGTTCTTGACGATATCTGTGTCCGCTTCGGGGGGTTGCAGGCCCTGACCGATGTTTCCTTCTCCCTTTCCGAAGGCGAGGTGATCGGGCTGATCGGTCCCAACGGGGCGGGAAAGACCACGGTTTTCAACGTCATCACCGGAGTCTATACGGCTTCTTCCGGCAAGGTCTCCTACGACGGGAAGACCATCACCGGGCTGCGTCCCTACCAGGTCCTGTCCATGGGCGTCGCTCGCACTTTCCAGAATATTCGGCTTTTCCAGAACATGACCGCCCTGGAGAACTGTATGGTCGCCCAGCATGCCCGCTCCAAAAAGGGTGTCATCGGAGCCATTCTGCGCTCGCCCTCCCAGCGTCGGGAGGAGGCGCGCATCCAGGAGAAGTCCCAGCAGGCCCTTGAGTTCATGGGGCTTGGCAGTATGGCCGACGAGGTGGCATCCAACCTGCCGTACGGCCATCAGCGCAGGCTGGAGATAGCCCGCGCCCTGGCCAGCGAGCCGCATACCATCCTGCTGGACGAGCCCGCCGCCGGTCTGAACCCCTCCGAGTCCATGGAGCTGATGAAGGCCATCGGACGGATCACCGACCTGGGGATCAACGTGCTCATGGTGGAGCACGACATGAAGGTGGTCATGGGCATCTGCAACCGCATCGTCGTTCTCGACCATGGTGTAATGATCGCGCAGGGGCTGCCTGAGGAAATTCAGCAGAACCCCGACGTGATCGAGGCATATTTGGGCCAGTAG